CATCTGTGCGCAAGTGCACGCCCTTTCACAGACCTACGAACGAAAAAATCATCGTCCGATTATTTGAAAtttcatcgatcttccatcgacTTCTCGTTCCCGTATTGGTCCGATACAAACTTTAAAAACAACAGCGGACAGTAACCGCGGATGAGGCTGCTGCGGCGATAAAAATTCCCCTATAACCTTGGTCAAGATTTCGGACGGTGGGAAGAAATCACCGAGAACATTGGAGAGAACTATACAGAGAAGCTCCACTTCCATCGGGTGCCCTCTTCTAATTTTGTCAAAAATCGCCGATGCCCGCTCTATAGATCGAACCAACGCTTCCGGTTCCGCATCCGGTAACGGTTCTTCTATTTCCGGTTGATTCAATCGGTCCGCTGCCTCCGTGTACATACAGGTCAACAATAATTGCAAGGCCGGCAGCGATAGCATGGGGCTGGGTTTTTTCAGACGATCGATCGCAACTTTCACTATCTGTTCGGCAACCTTCCCAACCACGCTTTTGGTTGCCACCAGTCGCTCGAGCCCCTGCAACAATCGCGTGCTTAATCAACGGAATATTACACTTATATATACACAAGGCTTCGCAGTCTTCTCATTGATATGCATTATCCTTATTTTATACCTGCAACAGGGTTTGATGCAAGCTGTAAGAAATATTTTGAGACGCAAGTAAAGCGAGGACTAATTCCAACACGGCCGGAGCTTCCGTGTCTGGTGGTGTATCCTCCGCGTGTTCCAATAAAAAGAACACCAACGCCCACATTACACCTTGATGCTCTTCGCTTTGGCTTAGCACgctaaattgaataattaaagatgaataattaaatgaaaaatgaTATCAAGGTACGTGCCATGTGTACGCGGACGTGCGACTTACCCGTTCGAGTCTTGCGCGTCGAGATGCTTCTGTATATATTCTATCGCCAACGGGTGTATAACGTTCATCGTCTCCTCGCAATTTGCAACCACAGCGCTTTGCAATAGGTACAGCGAGCCGTGAAGAGCGGATACTCTTGCGGGCAAGAAACCCGATTTCAGGTTCGCGTCTACTAAGCGCTTCACTTTGTCCAACGTCTCCAAGTCCTTTAGAAgggaataataatagtaataataataataacaataatacttGCAGCCATAATATACCATTCCTGGATACGCACCAATGGTGTTAGTACCGCAGCAGCCTTGCACACGCACACCACCAGATATTGATGTAAAATAACATTCTCCGTAGGATGGATTCTTGAGATTTCCAAACACGTGTCCAACATCCACTGGTATTGAGCTCTTTCGACGAACAACTCTGAAATCGCTAGTATAGACTTGACGATCTCCGTGAGCAATTGTATAGGTGTACCAGCTTGCGGGGACAGCCACGATGCGTAGAGTTCCACTAAAAAACGAAGGCAAGAATCCAAGTCCAGTGACGCGGACATCAACGCGTCGTTCCTCCTATTCCTCAATTCGAGAACGGAGATATTCAACTTGTCCTCATACAAGTTGCACAACGACCATAAATAAGACACGGAAAGCTGACTGTACATGTACGTGTTCGAGTTCGAATTGGCAACTTGTTCCACGTTTCCCCGTTGAAAGATGTGGTCCATGTTTAAACCATCGTCGGGCATCGAGTCGTCGTTTATGCACTCGTACTTCCACGTCAACAGATCCTGAATCGCGTACAACTTCTGCGAGCTAACTTTATGCAGCGAAAGCTGAGGATCCCTCGGGTAATGGATGAACGTGCTGGCCGTTGGACTTCCAGGATAAGGGAGAAGCAACGTTTGCAACAACAGCCTTGTTATAGCTTGTACAGCTAGGCTACTGGCTTGAATCAACGCGGGTATCTCCTCGGAAAGTACGCTCTCGTTCTGTGAAATGTTAAGCACGCCTAACAGAGCCATCCATATCTCCTCGAATTGAAGCCGGGAAACCCAGCCTAACAAGTTGATCCTGTAAACGAACTGTTCCAAAATTTCGACGTCCTGCAAGAGATTCGACTCCGAAGGTAGCAGCGGGAAATAACACTTAGTGGGGCCTGAACCGACAACGGTCGAATTTTGCTTCCAGATCAATGGTGGAGTCAGTACGTAAGAGTTTACCAACGGTTGCCGACCGATGCTCACGATCAAATCCCGTATCGCGTCGAACAGATAGCGTGGAATATTTTTCAACGATCGTTCCTTCTGACATCGTTCCAGCCAGGCGACCAGAGTGGCCATCCGCGTGCAAGCGCGCGCGAATTCTTTGGTGCTCTCCTCTTCGAGCGCTGGCTCTAAACCGCGCGAGTCTACGACCGGCAAACCGTCGATCGTTCTCAACAGATACTCTACCGTTCTCGTCAGGGAAGCGGCGCCGCTACAGATCCACGTATACCTTCCAGTGTCGCCAAAAATCTTGCTCGGCCCGGGATGCTTCAGAATCTCCGACGCGCAACTTAACGCAAGCTCCATGTCCCTTGGCCTTGGTAATCTGTTCCCATCGTAATCACCGTCGGAACGTAATATCATCCAATGCGTCAATTCCAAGCAAAGTAATGCGAATTTCGCCAAATCCTCCTCGGATTTCTTGCCGATTTTCGCTAGATTGTACTTGGCTAATTTTGGCAGCGTTTTCACGTACACCCTCACGGCCGGTAGTAACGTGAAAAGTACGTCCCAGTATATCGGGTCAGTCAGAAGCTCGTTGAATCGATACGCGTACTTCGTCTCCTTCGAATTGTTCGTTCGAGGCGATCCCGTTGGATTGTAAACGTGGTGCAGTTTTGGCATCAATTCGGTAACGTAACGAACCCGCTCCAATAGGCATTGCCTCGCGGCGCTGTACAACGGGCTCGCCTCAAAATTGAAATCCTTCTCGTTACGTGCTACGCCGAATTCTAGCTTTTGGCACTTCTCGACGGTCATCCGTACGCCGAGTACCACGCAAGGCTTTAATATCGTGATATTTAACTCCTTGGAAGACAAAATACCGAGGCAGTCCTCAAAGTCCAAGTTTCTAAGTAGCTGCGCCGCCTCCGAGGCGTTGTAACCAGCGTTTGGATTGCAACAACGCAATCTCACCTGGGCTAGAAACCAGCCGCGGTCTAGTTTAATCGTTTTCACGGTCGACGGATTAAACGGCCTACACTGATCAAGTTCTAGGGGCGATAAATCGTAATACTGTACTCCGAATTTGTTCAACAGACTAACCAATCCACCGTGTTTCCTCGCGAGTTTACTCGTGTGCAGGGTTTCCATCATCTTGGCGAAATCATCTTTCGACAGCTGTTTGGTAACATCCGCCGCAGGTGTGGCCAATAGAATCTCTACCCTTCGACTGGCTATTTTCGCGGCCATACGGGACAAAGCAAGATACTTGGTGGACAATAACCGTGGTATCAGCGTCATCAGTACGGCTCCGCTTTGCGAATGATGCGCACCCTCTATACACTGGAGGAGTCGTTTGACGAAGCTGGGTTGAGACAAATTCGTGCACTTGGTCGCGATCGCTTGCACCAACAGTCCACTGGCCGCAGGATTTCTGTGCACAGCTGCCGTCAGTAGATCTCTGACAGGCGATTCGATGCCGCTGTTCACCGTCTCTTCTGTATGGTTAACCAGTAACCAAGTTAGGGGCTCCGCGTCGTTCAGATTCTCGCACACGTAATCGCAGAAGAGTATCACGCCACCTTTTCTGATTATTTGTACGTTGATGCTGGTCACTTGAtcgttcttcttcctcttcctcttcttctttttctcctcctcctccgccggCGAACACCGTAACGACGCGTGTCCCGTTCGGCGTGTACCGCCCAATATTTCCGACCAAAAGCTCATTTCGTTGTAGCCCAACAGAGTCATCAGATAGGCCCACTGGCAGGTTAACGTCGGGCACTTGTTTCCAATGCTCAGCATCGAATCGTTTAAATCGGCGATCGGTAGCTTCTCTTCTTCGCGAACGTTACGACGTCCTTGAGTCATTTGCATCGCGGCGTTCGCGACTT
This Xylocopa sonorina isolate GNS202 chromosome 12, iyXylSono1_principal, whole genome shotgun sequence DNA region includes the following protein-coding sequences:
- the Htt gene encoding huntingtin isoform X4; its protein translation is MIIGTFLKSVYIQYGGFFDKFEAEITNKKVRDVVSLENLTKLLLKGLEDDSATTCRQTLTAFGLYLPELLESADNGHGITVLTALPHLVKNPYFLVKVKLVELLSGISYVTVEHITGGSMFQEHFIDVIITLLSDQDQRIRRAAADAIVKSIPLLYFQQPHDDVVTRKAAQYTERFLSAVTSSSVELSSCQEKQRLFLNTSVQPFAALNFHSAANYSPSVEYSLSVVINMLAEILGVQSSKHLVYGCCEALFRLSDVYSTTVYIRGWDCISPKTLLKKSHKKVGSRLDINETNFTNDAMPSSISNGLLSLALPLLSSSPISLDLSTHRHLVLLAGNLASGLAFCNFKPNDPTKTWWGTFKDKQMELLLIHVTRVLNIFVHIIDDVQLTQTGARTTLSSLSSTQTLSPKKKIAVAEQKSKEKGEKIGILRFGKEQMGAFVSLPHYVKMYEIFKAAHSNYLATLEPHASEMYLSLLNATLDVLSQILEIISVNEVAQIADEILYYLQSAIVLSPTATVQCVQQLLKCLFGTNVYAQWNELDAQKSSDRITVLWDDVKGFYNHCFQSPARQMADTIKSMGNNCRAENEPDTGWVGLLRRKGDRKFSSIFKNLARSSEQKTSVASFIRLFEPMVIKSLKLYTVTSSVSLQCQVLMLLSHLVQLRVNYCLLDSDRIFIGFVLKQFEFIEEGHVQQTEDLLPKIFNFLVHLSYEKNHSKTIIGIPKIIQLCDGLMASGQPTVTHCIPALGPVVEDVFLIRNATSNTVEQRELETTREVLISMLLRLVDYYEVIELLALCLTESRFSGDGNGEEKWRRWSRMTMDSVLPMLAAGKVRIESEKAHVALVKLFAAISPTVFRPVDPLLKLLLVTPDLSSNSRLKRWLGMINVVLLSLIACSKEESMLARLSDLSANTPELTKSFLVPKSSRTTDPLNVLDSQSVEVPPERILARFIFEVISLVGTKVHDLLGLIDRKRDDPYVGVAESLETDRYLIHQFAFFLQLCIHMFESGSHCKVANAAMQMTQGRRNVREEEKLPIADLNDSMLSIGNKCPTLTCQWAYLMTLLGYNEMSFWSEILGGTRRTGHASLRCSPAEEEEKKKKRKRKKNDQVTSINVQIIRKGGVILFCDYVCENLNDAEPLTWLLVNHTEETVNSGIESPVRDLLTAAVHRNPAASGLLVQAIATKCTNLSQPSFVKRLLQCIEGAHHSQSGAVLMTLIPRLLSTKYLALSRMAAKIASRRVEILLATPAADVTKQLSKDDFAKMMETLHTSKLARKHGGLVSLLNKFGVQYYDLSPLELDQCRPFNPSTVKTIKLDRGWFLAQVRLRCCNPNAGYNASEAAQLLRNLDFEDCLGILSSKELNITILKPCVVLGVRMTVEKCQKLEFGVARNEKDFNFEASPLYSAARQCLLERVRYVTELMPKLHHVYNPTGSPRTNNSKETKYAYRFNELLTDPIYWDVLFTLLPAVRVYVKTLPKLAKYNLAKIGKKSEEDLAKFALLCLELTHWMILRSDGDYDGNRLPRPRDMELALSCASEILKHPGPSKIFGDTGRYTWICSGAASLTRTVEYLLRTIDGLPVVDSRGLEPALEEESTKEFARACTRMATLVAWLERCQKERSLKNIPRYLFDAIRDLIVSIGRQPLVNSYVLTPPLIWKQNSTVVGSGPTKCYFPLLPSESNLLQDVEILEQFVYRINLLGWVSRLQFEEIWMALLGVLNISQNESVLSEEIPALIQASSLAVQAITRLLLQTLLLPYPGSPTASTFIHYPRDPQLSLHKVSSQKLYAIQDLLTWKYECINDDSMPDDGLNMDHIFQRGNVEQVANSNSNTYMYSQLSVSYLWSLCNLYEDKLNISVLELRNRRNDALMSASLDLDSCLRFLVELYASWLSPQAGTPIQLLTEIVKSILAISELFVERAQYQWMLDTCLEISRIHPTENVILHQYLVVCVCKAAAVLTPLDLETLDKVKRLVDANLKSGFLPARVSALHGSLYLLQSAVVANCEETMNVIHPLAIEYIQKHLDAQDSNGVLSQSEEHQGVMWALVFFLLEHAEDTPPDTEAPAVLELVLALLASQNISYSLHQTLLQGLERLVATKSVVGKVAEQIVKVAIDRLKKPSPMLSLPALQLLLTCMYTEAADRLNQPEIEEPLPDAEPEALVRSIERASAIFDKIRRGHPMEVELLCIVLSNVLGDFFPPSEILTKVIGEFLSPQQPHPRLLSAVVFKVCERACTCAQMELLQDWVVFSLPNFIQSLPVTMSTWCLSCFFISASTNHWLRALFPYVQSRIGKYEYEDKKILCIAAFDFYHKLPKETQRKAFVETFEAAAKEPGTPFSDILASF